In the genome of Paenibacillus pabuli, one region contains:
- the trmB gene encoding tRNA (guanosine(46)-N7)-methyltransferase TrmB, with product MRLRGRKGIRENLEQQVDLVVLDPKQYKGKWSELFGNDHPIFVEFGMGKGQFISQMSYKYPEYNFIGIDMYDELVRRASEKARKAWSEAGVETPPNLKLALANIEQIEDVFEPEELERIYLNFSDPWPKAKHARRRLTHPRFLKKYTELLNTKGQIHFKTDSETLFDFSLNAIADFGLQMTNLSLNLHRDGLNEEHVMTEYEQKFMGKGMNIHRVEVIVGEEALREYQQIRLDKYKVREAADESGEDQE from the coding sequence ATGCGTTTACGTGGCAGAAAAGGGATTCGTGAAAATTTGGAGCAGCAAGTTGACCTCGTTGTTCTTGATCCCAAACAGTACAAAGGAAAATGGTCTGAACTGTTTGGCAATGACCATCCAATCTTTGTGGAATTTGGTATGGGTAAAGGTCAATTTATCAGCCAAATGAGTTATAAATATCCGGAATATAATTTCATCGGTATTGATATGTATGATGAATTGGTGCGTCGCGCCAGCGAGAAGGCTCGGAAAGCATGGAGTGAGGCAGGAGTGGAGACACCTCCCAACCTGAAGCTGGCGCTGGCTAATATCGAACAGATTGAGGATGTATTTGAACCGGAAGAACTGGAACGCATTTATCTGAACTTCAGCGATCCTTGGCCAAAAGCCAAACATGCACGCCGTCGTTTGACACATCCTCGCTTCCTGAAGAAATATACGGAACTGCTTAACACCAAAGGACAGATCCATTTCAAAACAGATTCGGAGACATTGTTTGATTTCTCTCTCAATGCGATTGCCGACTTTGGTCTGCAAATGACCAATCTGTCCCTTAACCTGCACCGCGATGGATTGAATGAAGAGCATGTCATGACAGAGTATGAGCAGAAATTCATGGGCAAAGGCATGAACATTCACCGGGTGGAAGTCATTGTTGGTGAAGAGGCTTTGCGCGAGTATCAACAAATCCGCTTAGACAAGTATAAAGTGCGGGAAGCTGCAGACGAGTCTGGAGAAGACCAAGAGTAA
- a CDS encoding AraC family transcriptional regulator, producing MRKHSEDSQKVFTRILIGIIVSTVATLLVASAILYVNYNRIALRQVYRTDMNGLTQTSREVSKMTETAKSLSYQIYQDYTISALLLYSNPSIYEITSAMEQLDNYRMSLPFIESIYVYNSKNDEFFISSNEVRDGQQSISEIDDQGIKSILDRFHDYKPFVPIPRTYQVGSTEETQVSSYTYLCYDTINDNATLNYAVVVNIKDDWLSPNMNSADQPGKTFIINEQGQLLSDFSDRTLMKDLSNETFMHPILQNTGQSAYFTAEVDGEKSLITYTAPDNLGWRYVRITPYDLITSDIRSMRTHTVLFCLGLLIAGVFLSYLVSRKLYHPIDKVLVRMRVMEAERRGSLHLLRQDFLRGALQGRETVTGGMLEERMKFYGSSVDVHRLTRLVLLRIDHFTDFSDTYRDEVQLIKYAMMNICTETADLYFHTEAVDMGGDLITLIFNDKIQDEADYDHSPIEDLLRMMQAAVMTHLRCSISFTIGPAEDSLENSIASYTQSAEASLHRLFMGPGCLIYTSDIMAYHAKEYAFPVGKERQLIDCLMTGKTGEAKQVYADIVSETATYPFTVFQLALSHLTMTLNHVRNTLKKNNQLTLESISDRSMLPIHDAENLSEVHAHFYRMFDELGSKVEEKRTLKHEELIRKINCIIERDYADTNLCLTSIADELAMSPIYVSRLYKQLTLKGLTDVINETRIAKAQYLLIETENSVADIAEQTGFTNSSYFYRMFKKFNGVTPNDYRRKELHSEL from the coding sequence ATGCGTAAACATTCGGAAGACAGTCAGAAGGTGTTTACACGGATTCTGATCGGAATTATCGTCAGCACCGTTGCCACCTTACTTGTAGCTTCTGCCATTTTGTACGTCAACTACAATCGTATTGCTCTTCGCCAGGTCTACCGAACAGATATGAATGGTCTCACCCAGACCAGCCGGGAAGTCTCCAAGATGACTGAGACCGCCAAATCACTGTCTTATCAGATTTATCAGGATTACACGATCTCTGCCCTGCTGCTATATTCGAATCCGAGTATATATGAAATTACGTCAGCGATGGAACAACTCGACAACTATCGCATGTCCCTCCCTTTTATCGAATCCATCTATGTATATAACTCCAAAAATGATGAGTTCTTTATCAGTTCCAATGAAGTCCGAGATGGACAGCAGTCCATTTCTGAAATTGACGACCAGGGGATCAAAAGCATCCTCGACCGCTTCCATGATTACAAACCTTTTGTTCCGATCCCGCGCACTTACCAGGTTGGCTCCACCGAGGAAACTCAAGTCAGCAGCTATACATATCTCTGTTATGACACAATCAATGACAATGCTACGCTGAATTATGCTGTCGTCGTAAATATCAAAGACGATTGGCTCAGTCCCAATATGAATTCAGCCGATCAGCCAGGGAAAACATTTATTATCAATGAACAGGGTCAGTTATTATCCGATTTTAGCGATCGTACATTAATGAAAGACCTGTCGAATGAAACGTTTATGCATCCGATCCTGCAAAATACAGGGCAATCTGCCTACTTTACCGCAGAGGTGGATGGGGAGAAGTCTCTCATTACCTACACCGCTCCTGACAATCTCGGGTGGCGTTATGTCCGGATCACACCGTATGATCTCATTACCTCAGATATCCGGAGTATGCGGACACACACCGTTCTATTTTGTCTTGGGCTATTAATTGCGGGAGTGTTCTTGTCGTACCTCGTGTCCCGAAAGCTCTATCATCCCATTGATAAAGTGCTTGTCCGTATGCGCGTGATGGAGGCCGAGCGTCGTGGCAGTCTGCATCTGTTGCGACAGGATTTTCTGCGCGGGGCCTTGCAAGGACGGGAAACGGTAACGGGAGGCATGTTGGAGGAACGAATGAAGTTCTATGGCTCTTCTGTGGATGTTCATCGTCTAACCAGACTGGTACTGCTTCGTATCGATCATTTTACCGATTTCAGCGATACCTACCGGGATGAAGTCCAACTTATAAAATACGCGATGATGAACATTTGTACGGAAACGGCTGACCTCTACTTCCACACCGAAGCTGTGGATATGGGCGGTGATCTGATTACACTTATCTTTAATGATAAAATTCAGGATGAGGCTGATTATGATCATAGCCCCATTGAGGACCTGCTGCGCATGATGCAGGCTGCCGTGATGACACATCTAAGATGTTCCATTTCGTTTACCATCGGACCAGCGGAAGATTCACTGGAAAACAGTATTGCTTCTTATACACAATCAGCAGAAGCATCGCTTCATCGTTTGTTCATGGGTCCTGGATGCCTGATTTATACCTCGGACATCATGGCTTACCATGCCAAGGAGTATGCTTTCCCTGTTGGAAAAGAGAGACAGTTGATTGATTGCCTGATGACAGGCAAAACAGGCGAAGCCAAACAGGTCTATGCAGACATTGTGAGCGAAACGGCCACATATCCATTTACCGTATTTCAATTGGCGCTGTCCCATCTAACCATGACTCTGAATCATGTGAGAAACACACTTAAAAAGAACAACCAGCTAACCCTTGAATCCATCTCCGACCGTTCAATGCTTCCGATCCATGATGCAGAGAATCTCAGTGAAGTTCACGCACACTTCTATCGCATGTTTGACGAACTTGGCTCCAAAGTAGAGGAGAAGCGAACTCTTAAACATGAAGAACTCATTCGCAAAATCAACTGCATTATTGAGCGTGATTACGCAGACACCAATCTTTGTCTGACTTCCATTGCAGATGAACTAGCGATGTCACCCATATATGTCAGCAGACTCTATAAACAACTAACTTTAAAAGGACTCACCGATGTGATTAACGAGACCCGCATAGCCAAAGCGCAATATCTGCTCATTGAGACGGAAAACTCTGTAGCCGATATTGCGGAGCAAACTGGATTCACCAACAGTTCTTATTTCTATCGCATGTTCAAAAAGTTCAACGGGGTTACACCAAACGACTATCGCCGCAAAGAGCTGCATTCGGAGCTTTAG
- a CDS encoding TIGR01212 family radical SAM protein (This family includes YhcC from E. coli K-12, an uncharacterized radical SAM protein.) has product MNAPSIQPPLLWGDKRFHTWNYEMRDEFNNKVFKVMLDAGFTCPNRDGSIAKGGCTFCSARGSGDFAGSRRDDLVTQFNTIRDKQHLKWPTAHYIGYFQAYTNTYAPVEELREYFEEILKQPGVVGLSIATRPDCLPDDVVDYLAELNERTYLWVEMGLQTIHESTSTLINRAHDTQCYEEAVAKLRKRNIRVCTHIIYGLPQETHEMMLDTGRAVANMDVQGIKIHLLHLMRKTPMVKQYEAGLLRFLEQDEYIKLIVDTLEMLPPEMIVHRLTGDAPRDLLIGPMWSMNKWEVLNSIDRELRERDSWQGKYWRGA; this is encoded by the coding sequence ATGAATGCACCGTCAATACAACCTCCTCTTCTGTGGGGAGATAAACGATTCCATACCTGGAATTACGAAATGAGAGACGAATTTAACAATAAGGTTTTCAAAGTAATGCTGGATGCAGGTTTCACTTGCCCAAACCGAGATGGGTCGATCGCCAAAGGGGGCTGTACATTTTGCAGCGCTCGTGGATCTGGTGATTTTGCTGGCAGCAGACGGGATGATTTGGTTACCCAGTTCAATACCATTCGGGATAAGCAGCATCTGAAATGGCCTACAGCTCATTACATCGGCTATTTCCAAGCCTATACCAACACATACGCACCCGTTGAAGAACTTCGTGAGTACTTTGAAGAAATCTTGAAGCAGCCCGGTGTTGTGGGTCTGTCCATTGCCACTCGCCCTGACTGTTTACCGGATGACGTCGTTGATTACTTAGCTGAATTGAATGAACGCACCTACCTATGGGTTGAGATGGGTCTGCAAACCATTCACGAATCCACGTCAACCCTAATTAACCGCGCGCATGATACTCAGTGTTATGAGGAAGCCGTTGCGAAGCTGCGCAAACGGAATATTCGGGTGTGTACACATATTATTTACGGACTGCCTCAGGAAACCCATGAAATGATGCTGGATACCGGACGGGCTGTTGCCAACATGGATGTGCAGGGGATCAAAATTCATCTGCTTCATCTGATGCGCAAAACGCCAATGGTGAAGCAGTATGAAGCCGGGCTTCTTCGTTTCCTGGAACAGGACGAGTACATTAAACTGATCGTCGATACGCTGGAGATGCTGCCACCTGAAATGATTGTACACCGCCTTACAGGGGATGCACCGCGTGATTTGCTGATTGGTCCGATGTGGTCCATGAACAAATGGGAAGTGTTGAATTCCATTGATCGTGAGCTGCGTGAGCGGGATTCCTGGCAGGGTAAATACTGGAGGGGGGCTTAA
- a CDS encoding type I phosphomannose isomerase catalytic subunit, translating to MPTPYPLQFQPEFKERVWGGRALEQFGLTPPEGHIGEGWMIADHPNGTTKVLNGALAGKGLDEVREQLGTAWLGTKGVSEKGGRFPLLIKLLDCNDDLSVQVHPTDDYEALPPGELGKTEMWYVLDAKPGAHIIYGLNEGVDREVLKEALENGTVMDTLRQVPVEAGDTFFIPAGTVHALCAGVVVAEIQQNSDTTYRIYDYNRPGLDGKPRELHVEDSLNVTAYEGAGATTMKTNNATPGEWLKLAECPYFVVEKGIVSERWELSTHADSFTILVVCEGSGSLEWDNSESDKIELKAGQCYLLPANLGSYTLDGNTTVLRSYLP from the coding sequence ATGCCTACGCCATACCCACTTCAATTTCAACCAGAGTTCAAAGAACGTGTATGGGGAGGCCGCGCGCTGGAGCAATTCGGCCTGACGCCACCTGAAGGACATATAGGAGAAGGCTGGATGATTGCGGATCATCCAAATGGTACAACCAAGGTATTAAATGGAGCACTTGCTGGAAAAGGTCTGGACGAAGTTCGTGAACAACTGGGCACAGCATGGCTTGGAACCAAAGGTGTTTCGGAAAAGGGCGGACGATTCCCTCTTCTGATCAAATTGCTTGACTGTAACGATGATCTGTCCGTACAAGTTCATCCAACAGATGATTATGAAGCGCTCCCTCCCGGTGAGCTTGGCAAAACGGAAATGTGGTATGTGCTGGATGCCAAACCAGGAGCACACATCATCTACGGCTTAAATGAAGGCGTTGATCGTGAAGTACTGAAGGAAGCGCTGGAGAATGGTACAGTCATGGATACCCTTCGTCAAGTACCTGTAGAAGCTGGAGATACATTCTTTATCCCTGCGGGAACGGTACACGCTCTATGTGCAGGTGTCGTTGTTGCTGAGATTCAGCAAAACTCGGATACAACATACCGGATCTACGATTACAATCGTCCAGGCCTGGATGGCAAACCACGTGAGCTGCATGTTGAGGATTCACTGAATGTAACGGCTTATGAGGGTGCTGGCGCCACGACGATGAAGACCAATAACGCAACTCCAGGTGAGTGGCTGAAGCTTGCGGAATGCCCTTATTTTGTGGTGGAAAAAGGGATTGTTTCAGAACGCTGGGAACTCTCTACACATGCTGATAGCTTCACTATTCTTGTTGTTTGTGAAGGTAGTGGATCGCTGGAGTGGGATAACTCGGAATCGGATAAAATTGAGTTAAAAGCTGGACAATGTTACTTACTGCCTGCCAACCTGGGCTCCTATACGCTGGATGGA
- a CDS encoding class I SAM-dependent methyltransferase, with translation MGFLSVLSCAHQWISSRLQPGDLAIDATVGTGADTLFLAQKVGKRGQVIGFDIQSEALTLAQARIRKQEDSAKLGSISMLQLSHDRMAEAVPETWQGNVGAVMFNLGYLPSEGADSTIITETDSTIAALHAALALLKPRGIITVVLYPGHDGGSQEAEAVLKWSSALPVEKAQVVIYRQLQREASPFLIGIEKK, from the coding sequence ATGGGCTTTCTTTCGGTTTTAAGTTGTGCTCATCAATGGATTTCTTCCCGTTTACAGCCTGGAGATCTAGCTATTGATGCAACGGTTGGAACGGGGGCGGATACTCTGTTTTTGGCACAAAAAGTGGGTAAACGCGGGCAAGTCATTGGTTTCGATATTCAGAGTGAGGCACTAACCTTGGCACAAGCCCGTATTCGCAAACAAGAGGACAGTGCCAAGTTGGGCTCCATCTCCATGCTTCAATTAAGCCATGATCGAATGGCTGAGGCCGTTCCTGAAACATGGCAGGGTAACGTGGGTGCTGTAATGTTCAACCTGGGGTACCTGCCTTCGGAAGGTGCTGACTCCACCATAATCACGGAAACAGACAGTACCATTGCTGCACTTCATGCTGCTCTGGCATTGCTCAAGCCACGTGGAATTATTACCGTTGTGCTGTATCCAGGTCATGATGGAGGGTCACAGGAAGCGGAAGCGGTACTGAAGTGGTCTTCTGCTCTGCCTGTAGAGAAGGCACAGGTGGTGATCTATCGCCAATTGCAGCGTGAAGCCTCTCCTTTTCTGATTGGCATCGAGAAAAAATAA
- a CDS encoding ABC transporter permease: MLKELNKNKIMFLMLLPTLIFFLINSYFPMVGIYYAFTRYDFEGGLFGSPFVGLENFKFLWQSGMLLKLTTNTVGYNLAFIILGNGLAIFCAILLSEIRGKLFKKITQSVMFLPYFISFVLLSVIAYNMFNYESGFVNTVLKRFEAGPIDIYNTPWIWVFLIIIFYLWKNLGYSMVIYLAAITGISDEYYEAARIDGANIFQRIWYITVPMLKPTFVILLLFSLGSIMKGQFDLFYQLIGNNGVLYNATDIIDTYVYRSLKVTFDIGMATAAGLYQSLFGFILIMTVNYIIRKVNEDYALF; this comes from the coding sequence ATGCTCAAAGAATTGAACAAAAACAAAATCATGTTTCTGATGCTGCTGCCTACACTGATCTTTTTTCTAATCAACTCGTATTTTCCGATGGTCGGCATCTATTACGCGTTTACCCGCTATGATTTTGAAGGGGGGTTGTTCGGAAGCCCGTTTGTGGGCCTGGAGAACTTCAAGTTTTTGTGGCAATCCGGTATGCTGCTGAAACTGACAACCAATACCGTGGGTTACAATTTGGCCTTCATTATACTGGGAAACGGGTTAGCGATCTTTTGTGCGATTTTGCTCAGTGAGATTCGGGGGAAATTGTTTAAGAAAATTACGCAGTCGGTCATGTTTTTACCGTATTTTATCTCGTTTGTTTTACTGAGTGTAATCGCTTACAACATGTTCAACTATGAATCCGGTTTTGTGAACACGGTACTCAAACGTTTTGAGGCAGGTCCAATCGATATTTACAACACACCCTGGATCTGGGTGTTCCTGATCATCATTTTTTATCTGTGGAAAAACCTCGGGTACAGCATGGTCATCTACCTTGCAGCTATTACAGGTATCAGCGATGAGTATTACGAGGCTGCCCGGATTGACGGGGCCAATATCTTTCAGCGTATTTGGTACATCACCGTACCGATGCTAAAACCCACATTTGTCATCCTTCTGTTATTCTCACTCGGCAGCATAATGAAGGGGCAGTTTGATCTCTTTTATCAACTGATTGGAAACAACGGTGTCTTATACAACGCTACAGATATTATCGATACGTATGTGTACCGTTCCCTGAAAGTAACGTTTGATATCGGAATGGCTACCGCGGCGGGACTGTATCAATCGCTGTTTGGTTTTATCCTGATCATGACCGTGAACTATATCATCCGCAAAGTCAATGAAGACTACGCCTTGTTCTAA